A genomic region of Lytechinus pictus isolate F3 Inbred chromosome 2, Lp3.0, whole genome shotgun sequence contains the following coding sequences:
- the LOC129253880 gene encoding formin-F-like: MRPFHWNKINNMMVSGSIWKTARDLTELIDTDVLEDMYSDKKKETTEPETSKRKLKSFLDPKVAQNLGIFLAGFKMDAEELKYRLTILSEQDGGLDPEHINVIRRYHPTAEDVETYSQYREKSQELEPTDQFMLQLCEIPHLKTRLDILLIVNEFPVQYEHLAPTIEHVLDSLDVLCHSIRFVSVLEYVLAVGNFINSGCSKGIAMGFKLATLPKLAECRARDKNFTLLKYLVQQIHKHEPDLLGFIEELQPIMHANDASIKALQAEVEVMKKDLCKLKKNASVLMKVENPPERDIAFCDDIEMFVESYEGKLNDLQDKSDDMKTLFEQMLMRFGENVNVESQEIFASIAEFVKAFKREVDLIMVTAGKHNRRKSKKYSGNPRKSMPRDSAIDSVTSLERSDSAESCPDQYDADGIAGVANLRKAFSADCRSAAGQNKRQGFIQDKTKAVSSPRTRKPLPKNPTKEGYMEKLSTAKSPLSSQWNRRYFELTTQGHLYYSKRKNEKNVESIYLRGCPVALEDDRTIVIQTDERCYKLKAASHEEAQEWLECLLVYTLKQANVPRRAHSQFPTGEFGL; encoded by the exons ATGAGACCATTTCATTGGAATAAGATCAATAATATGATG GTAAGTGGTTCAATATGGAAGACTGCGAGGGATCTTACAGAGTTAATTGATACAGACGTCCTTGAAGATATGTATTctgataaaaagaaagagactACTGAACCAG AAACGAGCAAGAGGAAACTGAAGAGCTTCTTGGATCCCAAAGTTGCTCAAAATCTGGGTATCTTCCTTGCTGGCTTCAAGATGGATGCAGAGGAGCTGAAATACAGATTGACCATCCTCAGTGAGCAAGATGGCGGCCTAGATCCCGAGCATATCAATGTCATCAGGAG GTATCACCCTACAGCGGAGGACGTGGAGACATACAGCCAGTACCGGGAGAAATCTCAAGAGTTGGAACCAACGGACCAGTTCATGTTACAACTCTGTGAGATACCACATCTCAAGACAAGGCTAGATATCCTTCTCATTGTCAACGAGTTCCCCGTCCAATACGAACACCTTGCACCC ACAATTGAGCATGTCCTGGACAGTCTAGATGTGTTATGTCACAGCATTAGGTTTGTTTCAGTACTGGAATATGTTCTTGCTGTTGGTAACTTCATCAACAGTGGCTGCAGCAAAGGAATCGCTATGggtttcaaattggcaacactcCCAAAG CTAGCGGAATGCAGGGCGAGAGATAAGAACTTCACCCTCCTGAAGTACCTGGTGCAACAGATCCACAAGCATGAACCAGACTTACTTGGTTTCATCGAAGAGCTCCAACCTATCATGCATGCAAATGATG CATCAATAAAAGCACTGCAAGCCGAGGTTGAAG tgATGAAGAAGGATCTATGTAAACTAAAGAAGAATGCATCTGTTTTGATGAAGGTTGAAAATCCACCAGAGAGGGATATTGCATTCTGTGATGATATAGAG ATGTTTGTGGAATCTTATGAGGGCAAGCTAAATGATCTTCAGGATAAGTCAGATGATATGAAAACTCTCTTTGAACAAATGCTG ATGCGGTTTGGTGAGAATGTTAATGTGGAATCCCAGGAAATCTTTGCATCTATTGCTGAGTTTGTGAAAGCTTTCAAAAGAGAAGTGGATCTTATCATGGTGACTGCCGGTAAACACAACAG GAGAAAATCAAAGAAGTATTCTGGAAATCCTCGAAAGAGCATGCCACGTGACTCGGCCATTGACAGCGTAACCAGTTTGGAGAGGAGCGACTCGGCTGAAAGCTGTCCTGACCAGTATGATGCAGATGGCATTGCGGGTGTTGCCAATTTGCGTAAAGCATTCAGTGCTGATTGTCGGTCTGCAGCAGGCCAGAACAAACGTCAGGGATTTATTCAG GATAAGACAAAAGCTGTGTCAAGTCCCAGAACACGCAAACCACTACCAAAGAACCCTACTAAGGAGGGATACATGGAGAAACTAAGCACTGCCAAATCACCCCTATCATCACAATGGAACAGGCGATATTTTGAGCTCACAACACAGGGTCACCTCTACTACTCCAAGAGGAAAAACGAAAAGAACGTTGAATCCATCTACCTTCGTGGGTGCCCTGTTGCGCTGGAGGACGATCGGACAATCGTCATCCAGACCGATGAACGTTGCTACAAGCTGAAAGCAGCATCGCACGAGGAGGCACAGGAATGGCTCGAATGCCTGCTCGTTTATACTCTCAAGCAAGCCAACGTTCCACGCAGAGCCCACTCGCAGTTTCCAACCGGCGAATTTGGACTGTAA